In a genomic window of Pseudomonas mohnii:
- a CDS encoding ABC transporter permease subunit, whose product MNMRKFKRRLNRIIPGGRQLVIGVPFIWLFLFFMLPFFIVLKISFAEADVAIPPYTEIYSYAEQKLQVLLNLGNYATLAGDELYIAAYLGSLKMALISTILCLLIGYPMAYAIASARKELQTVLVLLIMMPTWTAILIRVYAWMGILSNNGLLNGFLMSMGWINEPLQILNTNLAVYIGVVYSYLPFMILPLYANLVKHDHSLLEAASDLGSSTFNSFWKITIPLSKNGIVAGCMLVFIPVVGEFVIPELLGGPETLMIGKVLWQEFFNNRDWPVASALAVVMLAILIVPIILFNRSQAKEMEGKE is encoded by the coding sequence ATGAACATGCGCAAATTCAAACGCCGCCTCAATCGAATAATTCCCGGTGGCCGTCAGTTGGTCATCGGGGTTCCTTTCATCTGGCTGTTCCTGTTCTTCATGTTGCCGTTCTTCATCGTCCTGAAGATCAGCTTCGCCGAAGCCGACGTGGCCATTCCGCCGTACACCGAGATCTACAGCTACGCCGAGCAGAAACTGCAGGTGCTGTTGAACCTGGGCAACTACGCGACGCTGGCCGGCGACGAGCTGTACATCGCCGCCTACCTCGGCTCGTTGAAGATGGCGCTGATCAGCACCATCCTCTGCCTGCTGATCGGCTACCCGATGGCCTACGCCATCGCCAGTGCCCGCAAAGAGCTGCAAACGGTGCTGGTCCTGCTGATCATGATGCCGACCTGGACCGCGATCCTGATCCGCGTGTATGCGTGGATGGGGATCCTCAGCAACAACGGTCTGCTCAACGGTTTCCTGATGAGCATGGGCTGGATCAACGAACCGCTGCAGATCCTCAATACCAACCTGGCGGTCTACATCGGCGTGGTTTATTCCTACCTGCCATTCATGATCCTGCCGCTCTACGCCAACCTGGTGAAGCACGACCATAGCCTGCTGGAAGCCGCGTCCGACTTGGGTTCGAGCACGTTCAACAGCTTCTGGAAGATCACCATTCCATTGTCCAAAAACGGCATAGTCGCCGGCTGCATGCTGGTGTTCATTCCGGTGGTGGGTGAGTTCGTGATCCCGGAACTGCTCGGCGGTCCGGAAACCCTGATGATCGGTAAAGTGCTCTGGCAAGAATTCTTCAACAACCGTGACTGGCCGGTGGCTTCTGCCCTGGCGGTGGTGATGCTGGCGATCCTGATTGTGCCGATCATCCTGTTCAACCGCAGTCAGGCCAAGGAAATGGAGGGTAAAGAATGA
- a CDS encoding HD domain-containing protein has product MSTTIAGIKIPDSALAKATTEYIRDIESDLLYHHSRRVFLFGALSGERKQLAYNPELLYVGAMFHDLGLVEGYRSDNERFEVDGANAAAAFLKPYGLSDDDIEQVWLSIALHTTPGVPRHLRPTVALVTAGVEMDVLGMDYAAFTPVQREAVVHAHPRGEGFKECIICAFADGLRHRPQTTFGNVKTDVLVDQEPGFKPMNFVEVIRNSPWVA; this is encoded by the coding sequence ATGAGCACCACCATCGCCGGAATCAAAATCCCCGACAGCGCCTTGGCCAAAGCCACGACCGAATACATCCGCGACATCGAATCAGACCTGCTCTACCACCACTCGCGTCGGGTGTTTCTGTTTGGTGCGTTAAGCGGCGAACGCAAGCAACTGGCCTACAACCCTGAGCTGTTGTACGTCGGCGCGATGTTCCATGACCTCGGCCTGGTGGAAGGCTACCGCAGCGACAACGAGCGCTTCGAAGTCGATGGCGCCAACGCGGCGGCCGCGTTCCTCAAGCCCTACGGGCTCAGCGATGACGATATCGAGCAAGTCTGGTTGTCGATCGCCCTGCACACCACCCCAGGCGTGCCCCGGCATTTGCGGCCAACCGTCGCGCTGGTGACCGCTGGCGTCGAAATGGACGTGCTGGGCATGGACTATGCGGCCTTTACCCCCGTGCAGCGCGAAGCCGTGGTGCATGCGCATCCACGAGGCGAAGGGTTCAAGGAGTGCATCATCTGCGCCTTTGCCGACGGCTTGCGCCATCGTCCACAGACCACGTTCGGCAACGTGAAGACGGATGTGTTGGTGGATCAGGAGCCAGGGTTCAAACCGATGAACTTTGTCGAGGTCATCCGCAATTCTCCCTGGGTTGCCTGA
- a CDS encoding GlxA family transcriptional regulator yields the protein MSKTVAIVVFAGVQSLDVTGPMDVFSEANRFLAPEDHYQLQVIGVERGAMACSNGLSLNAHRHFSEALQACDLLLVAGGPQLPFTDFGAAFNAWLHDACGRAQRFGSICNGAFMLARAGLLEGRTVTTHWSDAAALAALCPTTRVEADRLYVQDAELYTSAGVTAGIDLSLYLLGRDHGPEVALSVAKRLVVFTQRSGGQSQFSPFLTPHAEPTSAVAMVQHYVLANLTGDLTIADLANAANMSARNFSRVFAREAKITPAEFVERARVDAARVMLESTGAPLKTVAYQCGFRDAQHMRSVFNRRLGVTPQQFRLNFAAMV from the coding sequence ATGAGTAAAACCGTTGCCATCGTGGTATTCGCCGGCGTGCAGTCGCTGGACGTCACCGGTCCCATGGACGTGTTTTCCGAAGCCAATCGATTTCTCGCCCCTGAGGATCACTATCAGCTGCAAGTGATAGGCGTCGAGCGCGGCGCGATGGCGTGCTCCAACGGCCTGTCACTCAACGCCCATCGACATTTCAGCGAAGCATTGCAGGCCTGCGACTTGCTGTTGGTGGCGGGTGGACCTCAGTTGCCGTTCACGGATTTCGGTGCGGCATTCAATGCCTGGCTGCACGATGCCTGCGGCCGGGCGCAACGTTTTGGCTCGATCTGCAATGGTGCATTCATGCTCGCCCGGGCGGGTTTGCTGGAGGGGCGGACCGTGACTACGCATTGGAGTGATGCCGCCGCGTTGGCGGCGCTTTGCCCAACGACTCGGGTCGAAGCCGATCGCTTGTACGTGCAGGATGCCGAGCTCTACACCTCGGCCGGCGTCACGGCGGGGATCGATTTGTCGTTGTACCTGCTGGGTCGCGACCATGGGCCGGAAGTGGCCTTGAGCGTGGCCAAACGACTGGTGGTGTTCACCCAGCGCTCGGGCGGCCAGTCACAGTTCAGCCCGTTCCTGACGCCCCACGCCGAACCGACTTCGGCAGTGGCGATGGTGCAGCACTACGTGCTGGCCAACCTGACCGGCGACCTGACCATCGCCGATCTGGCCAATGCCGCCAACATGAGCGCGCGCAACTTTTCCAGGGTGTTTGCCAGGGAAGCGAAAATCACCCCGGCCGAATTCGTCGAGCGGGCCAGGGTAGACGCGGCGCGGGTGATGCTGGAAAGCACGGGTGCGCCGCTCAAGACAGTGGCCTATCAATGCGGCTTCCGCGATGCCCAGCACATGCGCAGTGTGTTCAACCGCAGGCTGGGGGTGACGCCGCAACAGTTCAGGCTGAACTTCGCGGCGATGGTTTGA
- a CDS encoding DUF6436 domain-containing protein has translation MRSPARATLFVSLLALVCAGVLWAAYDWFQGRYLRAFSEHTALFSGDPLRLPADLAGPGAIRLVHFWDPSCPCNVGNQQHLTELVERYVPQGVEFYAVQKPGSHGQLPGTLSRLKSIEVLSGAEQIPASPAVAIWDRSGKLAYFGPYSEGLTCNSSNSFIEPILQALNEGREVSATHTLAVGCYCPWRVDTAK, from the coding sequence ATGCGCTCGCCCGCCCGTGCCACCCTGTTTGTCAGCCTGTTAGCGCTCGTGTGTGCCGGGGTGCTGTGGGCTGCTTACGACTGGTTTCAGGGACGCTACCTGCGTGCGTTCAGCGAGCATACCGCCTTGTTCTCCGGTGATCCGCTGCGCCTGCCCGCTGACCTCGCCGGCCCTGGCGCCATCCGCCTGGTGCATTTCTGGGACCCGTCCTGTCCGTGCAATGTCGGCAATCAACAACACCTGACCGAACTGGTCGAGCGCTACGTACCGCAGGGCGTGGAATTTTATGCGGTTCAAAAGCCCGGCAGCCATGGCCAGCTACCCGGCACCTTGAGCCGTCTGAAAAGCATCGAGGTTTTGTCCGGTGCCGAGCAAATCCCTGCCAGCCCGGCCGTGGCGATCTGGGATCGCAGCGGCAAACTGGCGTATTTCGGCCCCTACAGCGAGGGCCTGACCTGCAACTCGAGCAACAGCTTTATCGAACCGATTCTGCAAGCACTGAACGAAGGTCGTGAAGTGAGTGCCACGCACACGCTCGCGGTGGGTTGTTACTGCCCCTGGCGCGTCGATACCGCAAAGTAG
- a CDS encoding penicillin acylase family protein yields MKRSLAALGLLIVVLAAGAGWYVYSKQPSRQGMVELQHLQGSVTVRYDERGIPHIRAENESDLYRALGYVHAQDRLFQMEILRRLARGELAEVLGPKLLDTDKLMRSLRIRERAETYLANLDKQSPAFIAMQAYLDGINQYQDTHAKPVEFDVLGIPKRPFTARDTISIAGYMAYSFAAAFRTEPLLTYVRDQLGADYLNIFDLDWQPKGVLAKRHNGTALSLASTDWKDLNALARLSEQALADNGLPQFEGSNAWVVAGSRTKSGKPLLAGDPHIRFSAPSVWYEAQLSAPGFELYGHYQALMPFASLGMNRDFGWSITMFQNDDLDLIAEKVNPDNPNQVWYRGKWMDMVTSEQQIAVKGQAPVTLVLRQSPHGPIVNDALGSGVGKTPIAMWWGFLESQNPILEGFYQLNRADTLAKARSAAAKVQAPGLNIVWANAKGDIGWWAAAQLPKRPAGVRPGFILDGSTADADKDGFYPFSANPQEENPARGYIVSANFQPVSPTGMEIPGYYNLADRGQQLNQQLSDKSIKWDLESSQKLQLGTTTAYGPRLLAPLLPVLRAVVSDPGELKLVEQLAQWKGDYPLESTSATVFNQFLFNLADATMHDELGNDFFETLLSTRVIDAALPRLAASPDSPWWDNRNTLGKETRADTVKAAWQASIAHLKTNLGPDFAQWQWGKAHTLTHGHPLGQQKPLDLIFNVGPFAAPGSHEVPNNLSAKIGPAPWPVTYGPSTRRLIDFADPAHSLTVNPVGQSGVLFDRHYDDQAEAYIEGLYYQAHLNDEEVTANTRSTLKLLPARGAQ; encoded by the coding sequence ATGAAACGTAGCCTGGCCGCACTCGGTTTGCTGATCGTCGTGCTTGCCGCTGGAGCCGGCTGGTACGTCTACAGCAAACAGCCGTCACGCCAGGGCATGGTGGAACTGCAACACCTGCAAGGTTCGGTCACGGTGCGCTACGACGAACGTGGCATCCCGCACATCCGCGCCGAAAACGAATCCGATCTGTACCGCGCCCTCGGCTACGTCCATGCCCAGGACCGGCTGTTCCAGATGGAAATCCTGCGTCGCCTGGCCCGTGGCGAGCTGGCCGAAGTGCTGGGGCCGAAACTGCTCGACACTGACAAGTTGATGCGCAGCCTGCGCATTCGCGAGCGCGCCGAAACCTACCTCGCGAACCTGGACAAACAATCCCCCGCCTTCATCGCCATGCAGGCCTATCTGGATGGCATCAACCAGTATCAGGACACTCACGCAAAACCCGTGGAGTTCGATGTACTGGGCATCCCCAAGCGCCCGTTCACGGCCCGGGACACCATCAGCATCGCCGGTTACATGGCCTACAGTTTTGCCGCGGCGTTTCGCACCGAACCCCTGCTGACCTACGTGCGCGATCAGTTGGGCGCCGACTACCTGAACATTTTCGATCTCGACTGGCAGCCCAAAGGCGTATTGGCGAAGCGTCACAACGGCACGGCGCTGTCGCTGGCCAGTACAGACTGGAAAGACCTGAACGCCCTCGCCCGCCTTAGCGAACAGGCACTGGCCGACAATGGCCTGCCGCAATTCGAAGGCAGCAACGCCTGGGTCGTCGCCGGCAGCCGAACCAAAAGTGGCAAACCGCTGCTGGCAGGTGACCCGCATATCCGTTTTTCCGCACCATCGGTGTGGTATGAAGCGCAACTCTCGGCGCCGGGTTTCGAACTCTACGGCCACTATCAGGCGTTGATGCCCTTCGCCTCGCTGGGCATGAACCGTGACTTCGGCTGGAGCATCACCATGTTCCAGAACGATGACCTCGACCTGATTGCCGAGAAGGTTAATCCGGATAACCCCAACCAGGTCTGGTATCGCGGCAAATGGATGGACATGGTGACCAGCGAACAGCAAATCGCGGTCAAGGGTCAGGCACCGGTCACACTGGTGTTGCGCCAGTCGCCCCACGGCCCGATCGTCAACGATGCGCTGGGCAGCGGCGTGGGCAAGACGCCGATCGCCATGTGGTGGGGTTTTCTCGAAAGCCAGAACCCGATCCTCGAGGGCTTCTATCAGCTCAATCGCGCCGACACCCTGGCCAAGGCCCGCAGCGCTGCCGCCAAGGTCCAGGCACCCGGCCTGAACATCGTCTGGGCCAACGCCAAGGGTGACATCGGGTGGTGGGCCGCCGCACAGCTACCCAAGCGCCCTGCAGGCGTGCGCCCCGGCTTTATCCTCGACGGCAGCACCGCTGATGCTGACAAGGACGGTTTCTACCCTTTCAGTGCCAACCCGCAGGAAGAAAACCCGGCGCGGGGGTACATCGTCTCGGCCAACTTCCAGCCGGTGTCACCGACAGGCATGGAGATTCCCGGTTATTACAACTTGGCCGACCGTGGTCAGCAGCTCAATCAACAGCTCAGCGACAAGAGTATCAAGTGGGATCTGGAGTCCAGCCAGAAGCTGCAACTGGGCACCACCACCGCCTACGGCCCTCGTCTGTTGGCGCCATTGCTGCCGGTGTTGCGCGCAGTGGTGAGCGACCCCGGCGAACTGAAACTGGTGGAACAACTGGCTCAATGGAAGGGCGACTACCCGCTGGAATCCACCAGTGCCACGGTGTTCAACCAGTTCCTGTTCAATCTGGCTGACGCAACGATGCACGATGAGTTGGGCAACGATTTCTTCGAAACACTGCTCTCGACCCGCGTGATCGACGCCGCGCTACCACGCCTGGCCGCCAGCCCCGACTCACCCTGGTGGGACAATCGCAACACGCTTGGCAAGGAAACCCGGGCCGATACCGTCAAGGCTGCGTGGCAGGCCAGCATCGCCCACCTCAAGACCAACCTCGGTCCGGACTTCGCGCAATGGCAGTGGGGCAAGGCTCATACGCTGACCCATGGCCACCCGTTGGGGCAGCAAAAACCATTGGACCTGATTTTCAATGTCGGCCCGTTCGCGGCCCCCGGCAGCCATGAAGTGCCAAACAACCTGTCGGCCAAGATCGGCCCGGCGCCTTGGCCGGTGACTTATGGCCCGTCGACCCGGCGCCTGATCGACTTCGCCGACCCGGCCCACAGCCTGACCGTCAACCCGGTCGGCCAAAGCGGCGTGCTGTTCGACCGTCACTATGACGATCAGGCCGAGGCCTACATTGAGGGGCTGTATTATCAGGCGCACCTCAATGATGAAGAGGTGACGGCCAATACGCGCAGTACGTTGAAGCTGTTGCCGGCGCGGGGTGCTCAGTAA
- a CDS encoding ABC transporter ATP-binding protein: protein MAVASGAYKKALEGDQLPKEVLVKIDRVTKKFDETIAVDDVSLEIKKGEIFALLGGSGSGKSTLLRMLAGFERPTEGRIFLDGVDITDMPPYERPINMMFQSYALFPHMTVAQNIAFGLKQDKLPAAEIDARVADMLKLVQMSQYAKRKPHQLSGGQRQRVALARSLAKRPKLLLLDEPMGALDKKLRSQMQLELVEIIERVGVTCVMVTHDQEEAMTMAERIAIMHLGWIAQIGSPIDIYETPTSRLVCEFIGNVNIFDGEVIDDAEGHATITCKDLDRQIYVGHGISTSVQDKSVTYAIRPEKLLVTPTMPTCEYNWSSGKVHDIAYLGGHSVFYVELPSGKIVQSFVANAERRGQRPTWGDQVYVWWEDDSGVVLRS, encoded by the coding sequence ATGGCAGTTGCCTCCGGCGCCTATAAGAAAGCCCTCGAGGGCGACCAATTACCTAAAGAGGTGTTGGTCAAAATCGACCGGGTCACGAAGAAGTTCGACGAGACGATTGCCGTGGACGACGTGTCCCTGGAAATCAAGAAAGGCGAAATCTTCGCCCTGCTCGGCGGTTCGGGATCGGGCAAATCCACCTTGCTGCGTATGCTCGCAGGTTTCGAGCGTCCAACCGAAGGGCGGATCTTCCTCGATGGCGTAGACATCACCGATATGCCGCCGTACGAGCGGCCGATCAACATGATGTTCCAGTCCTACGCCTTGTTCCCGCACATGACCGTGGCGCAGAACATTGCCTTCGGCCTCAAGCAGGACAAACTGCCAGCCGCGGAAATCGATGCGCGCGTGGCCGACATGCTCAAGCTGGTGCAGATGAGCCAGTACGCCAAGCGCAAACCGCATCAGCTGTCCGGTGGTCAGCGTCAGCGTGTGGCCCTGGCCCGCTCCCTGGCCAAGCGGCCGAAGCTGCTGCTGCTCGACGAACCGATGGGGGCACTGGACAAGAAACTGCGTTCGCAAATGCAGTTGGAGCTGGTCGAGATCATCGAGCGCGTCGGCGTAACCTGCGTCATGGTGACCCACGATCAGGAAGAGGCCATGACCATGGCCGAGCGCATCGCGATCATGCACCTGGGCTGGATCGCCCAGATCGGCAGCCCGATCGACATCTACGAAACCCCGACCAGCCGTCTGGTCTGCGAATTCATCGGCAACGTCAACATCTTCGACGGTGAAGTGATCGATGACGCCGAAGGCCACGCGACCATCACCTGCAAGGACCTGGATCGCCAGATCTATGTCGGCCACGGCATCAGCACCTCGGTGCAAGACAAGTCCGTGACCTACGCGATCCGCCCGGAAAAACTGCTCGTGACCCCAACCATGCCGACCTGCGAATACAACTGGTCCAGCGGCAAGGTGCACGACATCGCCTACCTCGGCGGTCACTCGGTGTTCTACGTCGAACTGCCGAGCGGCAAGATCGTCCAGTCGTTTGTCGCCAACGCCGAGCGCCGTGGCCAGCGGCCGACCTGGGGTGATCAGGTTTACGTGTGGTGGGAAGACGACAGCGGCGTGGTGCTTCGCTCATGA
- a CDS encoding alpha/beta hydrolase, with amino-acid sequence MPATFDPDHLRASLRPLAERQPLSLEAQAYQRFYGLDFSTRNVSSGLGRFQVDGYEVVSQFWWPERAKATLFVFHGFYDHTGLYRHVIEWALDQGFAVIACDLPGHGLSSGERASIRDFAEYQDTLQGLFNEAQSLELPQPWHLCGQSTGGAIVIDHVLNAGASSPAQGQVILLAPLVRPRAWGWSKFSYYLLKPFVKAIARRFSENSNDPEFLPFLQADPLQPLRLPTAWVGALARWIKRVEAAPASPRRPLIVQGQADMTVDWEHNLEVLRGKFDRPQVLMLPEARHHLANEVPALRGEYFGFLTRRIKGRNGQ; translated from the coding sequence ATGCCGGCCACCTTCGACCCTGATCACCTGCGCGCCAGCCTGCGGCCATTGGCCGAGAGGCAGCCGCTGTCTTTAGAGGCACAGGCTTATCAGCGGTTTTACGGGCTGGATTTTTCTACGCGTAATGTAAGCAGCGGACTGGGGCGTTTTCAGGTCGATGGCTATGAAGTCGTCAGCCAGTTCTGGTGGCCCGAACGGGCGAAGGCGACGCTGTTTGTATTTCATGGCTTTTATGATCACACCGGACTTTATCGGCACGTGATCGAGTGGGCGCTGGATCAGGGGTTTGCCGTGATTGCCTGCGATTTACCGGGGCATGGGCTGTCCAGCGGCGAGCGGGCGAGCATCAGGGATTTCGCCGAATACCAGGACACCCTGCAAGGGTTGTTCAACGAGGCGCAATCCCTGGAGCTGCCGCAACCGTGGCATTTGTGCGGGCAAAGCACCGGCGGCGCCATTGTGATCGATCATGTGCTGAATGCGGGGGCGAGCAGCCCGGCACAGGGCCAGGTGATTCTGCTGGCACCGCTGGTGCGGCCGCGGGCGTGGGGTTGGTCGAAATTCAGCTATTACCTGCTCAAGCCTTTCGTCAAAGCCATTGCCCGACGCTTCAGCGAAAACTCCAACGACCCGGAATTTTTGCCCTTCCTGCAGGCCGATCCTTTGCAGCCACTGCGTCTGCCGACGGCTTGGGTAGGCGCGCTGGCACGCTGGATCAAACGCGTCGAAGCCGCACCGGCGAGCCCCCGGCGACCACTGATTGTGCAAGGCCAGGCGGACATGACCGTGGATTGGGAACATAACCTTGAGGTATTGCGGGGCAAGTTTGATCGGCCGCAGGTGCTGATGCTGCCTGAGGCAAGGCATCATCTGGCGAATGAAGTGCCGGCGTTGCGAGGGGAGTACTTCGGGTTCTTGACCAGGCGGATCAAGGGCCGGAATGGTCAGTGA
- a CDS encoding polyamine ABC transporter substrate-binding protein, with amino-acid sequence MKALGKMFAGKTLLAMSLMGIMASAVQADDKVLHVYNWSDYIAPDTIKKFEDESGIKVVYDVFDSNETLEAKLLAGKSGYDIVVPSNNFLAKQIKAGVYQKLDKSKLPNWKNLNTDLLKAVSVSDPGNEHAFPYMWGSIGIGFNAEKVKAALGADAPTDSWDLIFKPENAAKLKSCGISLLDSPTEMIPVALHYLGLPTDSQKKEDIDKAEALIMKVRPSIAYFHSSKYISDLANGNICVAVGYSGDIYQAKSRAAEAGDKVKVSYNIPKEGAGSFYDMVAIPKDAENVEGAYKFMTFLQKPEIMAEITNAVRFPNGNAAATPLVDKDITSDPGIYPPADVQAKLYAIADLPAATQRILTRSWTKIKSGK; translated from the coding sequence ATGAAGGCATTAGGCAAAATGTTTGCTGGCAAGACTCTTCTCGCCATGTCCCTGATGGGCATTATGGCGAGCGCGGTTCAGGCGGACGACAAGGTGTTGCACGTCTATAACTGGTCCGACTACATCGCTCCGGACACGATCAAGAAGTTTGAAGACGAGTCGGGTATCAAAGTCGTCTACGACGTCTTCGACAGTAACGAAACCCTCGAAGCCAAGTTGCTGGCCGGCAAGTCCGGTTACGACATCGTCGTACCGTCGAACAATTTCCTGGCCAAGCAGATCAAGGCCGGCGTTTACCAGAAGCTGGACAAGTCCAAGCTGCCAAACTGGAAAAACCTGAACACCGACCTGCTCAAGGCCGTATCGGTCAGCGACCCGGGCAACGAACACGCCTTCCCGTACATGTGGGGTTCGATCGGTATCGGTTTCAACGCCGAGAAGGTCAAGGCTGCACTGGGTGCCGACGCACCGACCGATTCCTGGGATCTGATCTTCAAGCCTGAGAACGCCGCCAAGTTGAAGTCGTGCGGTATCAGCCTGCTCGATTCGCCAACCGAGATGATTCCGGTGGCGCTGCACTACCTGGGCCTGCCAACCGACAGCCAGAAGAAAGAAGACATCGACAAGGCTGAAGCGCTGATCATGAAGGTTCGTCCTTCGATCGCGTATTTCCACTCTTCCAAGTACATCTCCGACCTGGCCAACGGCAACATCTGCGTGGCCGTGGGTTACTCGGGCGACATCTACCAGGCCAAGTCCCGCGCGGCTGAAGCCGGTGACAAGGTGAAAGTCAGCTACAACATTCCGAAAGAAGGTGCGGGCAGCTTCTACGACATGGTCGCCATCCCTAAAGATGCCGAAAACGTCGAAGGCGCCTACAAGTTCATGACCTTCCTGCAGAAGCCGGAAATCATGGCTGAAATCACCAACGCCGTGCGTTTCCCGAACGGTAACGCGGCTGCCACGCCACTGGTGGATAAAGACATCACCAGCGATCCAGGCATCTACCCGCCAGCGGACGTGCAGGCCAAGCTGTACGCGATTGCCGACTTGCCGGCCGCGACCCAGCGGATCCTGACTCGCAGCTGGACCAAGATCAAATCCGGTAAGTAA
- a CDS encoding ABC transporter permease subunit, whose amino-acid sequence MKRFRFSSLMLVLGLLFIYAPMLILVIYSFNASKLVTVWGGWSIKWYVGLLDNTQLMGSVVRSLEIACYTAVAAVALGTLAAFVLTRITHFKGRTLFGGLVTAPLVMPEVITGLSLLLLFVAMAQMIGWPQERGIVTIWIAHTTFCAAYVAVVVSARLRELDLSIEEAAMDLGARPWKVFFLITIPMIAPSLGAGGMMSFALSLDDLVLASFVSGPGSTTLPMEVFSAVRLGVKPEINAVASLILLAVSLMTFLVWFFSRRAEEARKRAIQQAIEESAADSWKQPDVRRAQAPEAA is encoded by the coding sequence ATGAAGCGCTTCCGTTTCTCCAGCCTGATGCTGGTATTGGGTCTGCTGTTCATTTATGCACCGATGCTGATCCTGGTGATCTACTCGTTCAACGCCTCGAAACTGGTGACGGTGTGGGGCGGCTGGTCGATCAAGTGGTACGTCGGTCTGCTCGACAACACCCAACTGATGGGCTCGGTGGTGCGCTCGCTGGAAATCGCCTGCTACACGGCGGTAGCGGCGGTGGCACTGGGTACACTGGCGGCGTTCGTCCTGACCCGTATCACCCACTTCAAGGGTCGTACCCTGTTCGGCGGCCTCGTGACCGCGCCGCTGGTCATGCCCGAGGTGATCACCGGCCTGTCGCTGTTGCTGCTGTTCGTGGCCATGGCGCAGATGATCGGCTGGCCGCAGGAACGCGGCATCGTCACCATCTGGATCGCTCACACCACGTTCTGTGCGGCGTATGTGGCGGTGGTGGTCTCGGCGCGTTTGCGTGAGCTGGACCTGTCCATCGAAGAAGCGGCCATGGACCTCGGCGCACGGCCGTGGAAGGTGTTCTTCCTGATCACCATCCCGATGATCGCGCCATCCCTGGGGGCTGGCGGCATGATGTCCTTCGCCCTGTCCCTGGATGACCTGGTGTTGGCGAGCTTCGTGTCGGGCCCGGGGTCCACGACCCTGCCGATGGAGGTGTTCTCGGCAGTACGTCTGGGCGTGAAGCCGGAGATCAACGCCGTGGCCAGTCTGATTCTGCTGGCGGTGTCGCTGATGACGTTCCTTGTCTGGTTCTTCAGCCGACGCGCAGAAGAAGCGCGCAAGCGTGCGATTCAGCAGGCCATCGAAGAAAGCGCGGCCGATTCGTGGAAGCAACCGGACGTGCGTCGCGCGCAGGCACCGGAAGCGGCTTGA
- a CDS encoding polyamine ABC transporter substrate-binding protein → MPIFSLLRNAMLVAAGLTLAVNVQAAGTVHIYNWSDYIGQTTLADFQKETGIKPVYDVFDSNETLEGKLLAGHTGYDVVVPSNHFLGKQIKAGAFQKLDKSQLPNYSNLDPALLKRLEQNDPGNLYAVPYLWGTNGIGYNVDKIKEVLGVDKIDSWSVLFEPQNIKKLQKCGVAFLDSADEMMPTVLNYMGLNANSTDPKDYEKATAKLLAVRPYVTYFNSSKYISDLANGDICIAVGFSGDIFQARTRAEEAKKGINIAYTIPKEGGALWFDMLAIPKDSANDKEAHAFINYLLKPEVIAQVSDYVGYANPNPGADKLMEQSIRTDEAVYPPQAVLDKTYVSIELPPKIQRLMTRSWTTVKSGK, encoded by the coding sequence TTGCCTATTTTTTCTTTGTTGCGCAATGCCATGCTGGTTGCCGCCGGGTTGACGCTTGCCGTCAATGTCCAGGCCGCCGGCACCGTGCATATTTATAACTGGTCGGACTACATCGGTCAGACCACCCTGGCAGACTTTCAGAAAGAGACCGGTATCAAGCCGGTCTATGACGTCTTCGACTCCAACGAAACCCTGGAAGGCAAGTTGCTGGCCGGGCATACCGGGTATGACGTGGTCGTGCCGTCCAACCACTTCCTCGGCAAGCAGATCAAGGCCGGTGCTTTCCAGAAGCTCGACAAGTCGCAGTTGCCGAACTATTCGAACCTCGACCCGGCGCTGCTCAAGCGCCTGGAGCAGAACGACCCGGGCAACCTGTATGCCGTGCCGTATCTGTGGGGCACCAACGGCATCGGTTACAACGTCGACAAAATCAAGGAAGTGTTAGGCGTCGACAAAATCGATTCCTGGAGCGTGTTGTTTGAGCCGCAGAACATCAAGAAGCTGCAGAAGTGCGGTGTGGCGTTCCTCGACTCCGCGGATGAAATGATGCCCACGGTCCTCAACTATATGGGCCTGAACGCTAACAGCACCGACCCCAAAGACTACGAAAAAGCGACCGCCAAGTTGCTGGCCGTGCGGCCTTACGTGACTTATTTCAACTCTTCCAAATACATCTCGGACCTGGCCAATGGCGATATCTGCATCGCCGTCGGATTCTCCGGCGATATTTTCCAGGCCCGCACCCGCGCCGAAGAAGCCAAGAAAGGCATCAACATCGCCTACACCATTCCGAAAGAAGGTGGCGCGCTCTGGTTCGATATGCTGGCGATTCCGAAGGACTCGGCCAACGACAAAGAGGCCCATGCCTTCATCAACTATTTGCTGAAACCTGAGGTGATCGCCCAGGTCAGTGATTACGTCGGCTATGCCAACCCTAATCCGGGGGCGGACAAACTGATGGAACAATCCATTCGCACCGACGAAGCGGTTTATCCACCGCAAGCCGTGCTCGACAAGACCTACGTGTCCATCGAGTTACCACCGAAGATTCAGCGTTTGATGACCCGCAGCTGGACCACGGTCAAGTCGGGTAAATAG